DNA from Methanolacinia paynteri:
GATGAAGTAACCATTACTGCAGATGTAAAACTGACAGACAGTGGGGATTATACATTTCCTGATGAGGATACTTTAAAAGCTTATACTGCACTTAAGGACCCTGAGTGGACATATGAAATAAAGATAAATGGTCACGGCAACGAAATGGAGTCATCAAAGAATCCTCTCAGCATCAGTGGATGGGAACTGAATTATCCTTCTGATAATACAATCATTATAAGCTATACCCTTACTGCTACTGTTCCTGATGTCTCAAGTACGGGAGATATGATCTTCTTCCAGATTATCCAGACAGATGAAGATGGAAATGAATACACTTCCGGGGCTGCGGATCCTGTTGAGAGGACTGTGCTGAATCCTGATGATATCGATAAACTCCAGGATATCCTTGATGATGATCTTGCTGATTTTAACGATCAGATACAGTCCAAGCTGAATGCAGGAGTTGATGTTTCTGCTGCGCAGACAAAATACAATGAAGCAGCGGCTGATATAAAGAACTCCAAAACAGCTTCATATGATGAAGCAAATGAACTCTTGACAGAGGCCCAGAACCTTATTAATGAAGGAGAAGTTCTTTTGAATCAGGCATGGGCGCAGATGGCAATCAATGATGCCCAGGAAACGCTTGACAGTGTAGATTTCTACCTTACAGATTTTAAGAACAACCGGAGCATGGGAAATGATGCAAGGGTAATAAACATTGAGACAAAGATCGAATCTGCGCAATCTTCACTAAATTCTGCAAAAACGCTCTTTAATGATGCCAGCTACACCCAGGCTTACACCCTTGCCGAAACTGCAAATTCAAAAGCTTCGGAAGCACTCACATATGCAGAAGAGGTTTACGCAGAGGTTTCAAAAGGCTTCTTCCCTGATTTCGGATCCTTCACTTTCATCATTATAGGAATAATCA
Protein-coding regions in this window:
- a CDS encoding coiled-coil domain-containing protein; translation: MKVKYIFFLILLFSLVIVQSASAVNYEAPTVKILPDKTSYTPGDEVTITADVKLTDSGDYTFPDEDTLKAYTALKDPEWTYEIKINGHGNEMESSKNPLSISGWELNYPSDNTIIISYTLTATVPDVSSTGDMIFFQIIQTDEDGNEYTSGAADPVERTVLNPDDIDKLQDILDDDLADFNDQIQSKLNAGVDVSAAQTKYNEAAADIKNSKTASYDEANELLTEAQNLINEGEVLLNQAWAQMAINDAQETLDSVDFYLTDFKNNRSMGNDARVINIETKIESAQSSLNSAKTLFNDASYTQAYTLAETANSKASEALTYAEEVYAEVSKGFFPDFGSFTFIIIGIIIVVLAVVGYLVYTRATSWDELG